The Psychrobacter arenosus region CCCAAGGGATAGGGAGGGATAGGTTGCGCCCAAATATCTTGCGCGCTATCCGTATCGTTGAGCTTACTGTCTGCGCTAATGACAGCTGTGGCAAATTGACTGCCCGCTTGCACATCTTGTAGCAGTTGGTCTTGCTGAAACAATAACCCGCTTTGGCGAATAGCAATCTTTTGACTCGCCAGCATCGCCCCTGCCACGACCGTAATCGACACCACCAACAGCAGTATCGTCAATAGGGCCACGCCATCTTGGGAATGACGACCCGTTGGCAATGAGACGGTAGAACGCGGTAAGCTCAAAGGGACAGTATCCTTACTTTGCTAAGTCTAATAGGTCATGTGACTGGTGAATAATCTGTGCAGGTATCCGCAATAAACCTAGGGCTATGGAGCAGGACTCTCTTCTGGCGTCTCTGCTGGTGTCTCACCAGCATTTTCACTAGGGGTTTCGGGAGTCTTATTATTCGTGCTAAGCGCTTTACTAGGTGCTGCCGGAGTAGCCAGTGCAAACTGCCATGACAGCGGCATATCATGATAAGTAAAGCTTAAGCCTATCCCTTTGGGCAATTGTGCTACCACAGGCTTTTGCGTAGAGCTAGCATTCGGCAACAGGCTAGCGGATGTATTCTGCCCACCATTATTATCATCACTGGGAAAACGGCTACTGACCTCTGGGGTATAGGCTTGCCAAGCAGCACCATTGATCTCTGTTAGCAAGACACTATCGAGACTGACCGCCTGCTCTGCCTCACCAATTTGGGTAAACTGGCGACGAATCAGCTGCTCGCCTTCAATGAGATAAGTCACTTGTACGAGTGCCGGACTGCTTTGATAGCGCGGATCGGGGTCAGCGAAACGGACAAAGCTCAATTGCTCAGGCTCTAGCTGCAATAACGGCGGTGAGGCTGGCTTGGTCTTTTTCACTTCAGGAGCAGGTGATTCTGGTGCCCCTTCAGGACGATTGGCAGTAGGCGCTGCAGCCTGTGCGGTCACCTTTTGATAAGGCACAATCTGACTCATGTCCTGCTGAATCTGTAGATACGCATATTGCAACTCAGACAGTTGGTCCGCATGATACTGGGCGCGCTCCTTGGCACGATTAAGCCCATCAAAGACCTGCCAACCGGCTAATGCCAATACAGCAAAGATAGTCATGGCAATTAGCAATTCTAATAAGGTAAAGCCTTGCTCCGCTGTTTTATGGCTAACAGCTCTATTAGTAATAGCTTGCTCATGAATCGTTTGGCTATCCGCTACTAGGTGGTTTGCGAAATTGTCGCTATGTTTAGCCATTATTGCCCTGTCCCGCGTAAATCCGTGGTGCTAGCCGTATTGGCCTTACTCACCATCACGGTCAGGTCAGTAACGCTGTTTTGTACCGTCCCATCGACTATCGGCGCTACTACAATGGTGACTTTATTAATCGCCGGAGTCATAGTTTCTCCGACCGTCATAACCACCTGCCATTCACGACCTTGCTCGCTGACTTTTTTAGTTTGATTATCGCTAAGCCATGTTTGATTGATACGTAAGTCAGCCGCCGTATTTTGTGCGACGAAATGGGCTAAGGTTCGCGTTTTAAGGATATCGACCGAGCGTAAATAAGCGGAACTGGCGCGACTGGCAGCAACTGCGACCACTGCTAATATGGCTAAGGCAACCATAACCTCAATCAGTGTAAAGCCCTTTTGATGCTGCGCGCGGCCATAGGTTATTTTGGCGTGGGGAACGCTCTCAGTTGGAGAAGCCTTTGGTAGAATTGGCTTTTTAATCATAAGGCTTGACCAATACGGACATTACCATTGGGCTCGACGATGATTACCTCACCTACCAAGCGCTTATCGTGCAGGATTTCAATAGCAACTGGGGTGGCCTCGCCAGTCCCAAACCAGACCACTTGCGGGACTTCTTGACCGGCAAACCAAGGCTGCAATGGCCTTGCTGCCCCAGCGCTAGTATTGGTTAACCCATCTAAAGGGTTAATAGCGATACTCACATTAGCAGGCAGTTCTGGTAAGGTCACGCCCGCCTCTACCTGCCAAGTCGGCTGGCTCGTATTATCGTCCGTCATAGCACTCAGCTCCATCGCATTTTTAGCACTGCCATCCTGTTGTCCGGCTGAATCTTGACGATAGGAACTATAAGGGTCTGATAAAGTCACGATAACTGGCAGCAGTTGGCCTTGTTTGTTTGCTTGCAAACTAAGCCCCATCGGTTGCATACGTTCTGCTGACAATAGCCGCACGTACTGCATACTATCGATAAGGTGCTCATAAAAAGCACGGTTCTTACGCGACTCACTACTGCCCACCGATAGGCTCATCAACCCGGCAAAAACCGACAGGATGACGATGACGACCATAATCTCTATTAGAGTAAAGCCCTGCTGTGACTGCTTAGCGCCCATATCATCTTATTGCTTACGGAAAGTGGCTTCTATTCTAGCTTGATTTCATAGCATTGTATTCACAAAATACACTTACGCTATTTATCGTAACTATTAGGCTCGAAAGCAAACCCGTTAAAATGGTTCACTTATCGTTGCTAGCAATCTAACCAACCGTTTAACCCCTAGCCATAAACGCTGACCTTGGTAACCCACCCTAATTTTAGGCCATAAAAAAACGCTTTAAAAAAAGCGTTTCCTTAAACAATCAGTCAACTAACTATAGCGCTCCAACATTAATTGGTATAAGTATTATTCTTATGCGCCTGTGACTCGGATTCAATCTGCTCGACCAACTCCTGCATATCTTCATCCTCCAACTCACCTTCTTGAGTCGGATAGCGGCTTGGCAGGTCTAACATCTGCATAATTAAGGCATAACGTAAGGTATCGCGGCGACCCAAATAACGCTGATAGAAGCTCGAGTTTAGCAGCCCTGCCCCGCCTTGGCCCATCGCCCAAATAGAAGACAAATAGTCGCGAGTCGACATGCTGCTACGGGTCTGTTGCAGATAGCCGCTGGTGATATCAATCAGACGTTTCATACGCTGACGGCGAATATCATATAACTCGGCAAACAGACGGTTTAGGCCGGTTACTGAAGCGGCCAGACGCTCTTCTATCTGATTGAGCAGCATTGCTTTTTGTGGATTTAGCAACTGCTGCAATATCATTCTTGCTATGCCAGCTGAGGGGCAGTCATCGATTCTATTAATCGCAAACAGTTGCTCTTCATAGCGAATGATAATGCGTAAATACAACTCATCCTTGCTCGAAAAATGTTTATATAGTGTACCCTTAGCCAAATCCAACTGATCTGCTAAACTATCAAGAGTAATGTCTCCATCCCCCGACTCCAGCAGTAATTGCTCTGCCATCGCAAGGATACTTTCTTCTCGCATTTTGAACTGATGCTGACGACTCATGACCACTCCTAAAACTGACATTACTTAACATTAAAAGTCTCTCAATCTTATAGTGCTAAGTCAAGGTAGCCCTAGCAATCCCACTTTATTTTACCTTGTAATGCTCTATAAAATGACTGAGTGGTCATAGGATAACGATTTTAGCTATATTGTGCTAGTAGATTCTCAAAGTTTTTTGCAGTCATTTCCCCGATGTCCTTTGGAGTCTTGCCCAATAAGTCGGCCAAGCAGGCAGCGACGTACGGTACAAATGCCGGTTCGTTCGGTCTGCCGCGCTTCGGTACGGGCGCTAGATAAGGACTATCCGTCTCGATAAGTATACGGTCCATAGGGACTTTAAGGGCAGCATCGCGGATAGTTTGTGCGGTCTTAAAACTCACGATACCCGAAAATGAAATGTAAAAGCCTAAATCTAAAGCTTTTTTCGCGGTGTCCCAGTCTTCAGTAAAGCAATGAATGATGCCATGCTCTGCCTTTTCTGCTTTGAGGATATCTATGGTATCGTGTTTGGCTTCGCGAGTATGCACGACCAACGGTTTCTTTAACACCTGACTGGCATAGACATGACGCGCGAGACTGGCTTGCTGTTCTTGTTTATTCTCATCGCTCCAGTAATAGTCTAGCCCGGTCTCCCCAATCGCCCAAACGTGCTCAGACGTGGCGGTTTCGATTAGACGTTCCGTGGTAGCGGATTGCAATACTGCCAAATCTTCACACGGGTGAATACCTACGCTCATGCCCAAATTTAGCGCATCATCGCTGAAAGTTGTCACGATATTATAAATCTCATCGTATTCGGCAAAGTCACACATAATCGCCATTGCGCGGGTAACATTGGCTGCTTTCATAGCGGCAATAGCACCGCTAAGCTCGCCATCGTATTTGGTTAAATCTAGGCGGTTAAGATGACAATGGGTATCGGTAAACATAAGGGCTGACTTCCATGCTGATTCGCTGAATGAGGTAGTATATCATTGGTGTCAAAATTTAGATTTCAAGCGCTTAGGTCAAACTTAGACTGCCCTTAGACTGGACTTAAAGGAGTAACTTGGTTCACATTGCTGCCTGCTACCTTATAATAGCCTGCTTTAATAGGGCGCTACTAAAAACAGCCCTCACCCCTTTTAATTAAAAACCACTATTTCTTAATTATAAATTCTTTGCTATACGGAAAGCCATTTTGCATAACCTGTATCAATCGACTAAAAGACTTCTATATCGTGGCCGTTTTATGATCACGGATAATGGCGAGCGCAATCAAGTCACTATCGGTAGAGGTAATAAAATTATCGGCGATTCGGTCGTTACCTTTCGTCAAGGCGATAGCAATCAAGTGATTATCGGAGCGAATGGCAAATTTAATAATTTAAAAATCGATATTCGCGGTAATAACAATATAGTGACCATCTCTGACAAAGTGAAGTTTTCAGGGCAATTATTAATCGTCGGGAATGGCTTACGGATTGAGATTGGCGAGCGTACCACCGCTATTGGTTGCTACGTGCTCGCTCGCGATAGAAGCGTCACAATTGGGTCTGAGTGTATGATATCGCGGGGTATTGAGATTAGAGCGACTGATGTGCATAAGGTCTACGATATTGACTCTGGCGAGCGCCTTAATACTGCGACTCAGGATGTCATAGTCGGTAATCATATTTGGATTGCCGCCAATGTAACGATTTCTAAAAATGTGCAGATTGCTGACGGTTGTATTATTGCTGCCGGCTCTTTTGTGAATAAGTCTGTACAGACCCCCAATATTATGCTCGCTGGCACGCCGGCTAAAATCATTCGTGAAGGCGTGCGTTGGGAGCGTTAATATCAAGGGCTAGTTTAGCGGTAAACGTAGGCGGTGGCTTTACCCCAGCTCATCCTAATTAAGCGGCACTACCCGCATCACTTCTTCTAACGTGGTGATTCCTTCTAAGATTCGCTTAGCCCCTGCCAATCTGAGTGGCTGCACCCCTTCCTTATACGCCTCACTTTTTAATACATCCAGTTTGGCATCTTCAGCAACCAGTTTTTTCAGAGCATTGGTCATCGGCATAATTTCATACAGCCCGACCCGGCCTTGGTAGCCCGTATTGCGACAGTGCTCACAGCCTACCGCATGAAAAAACTGCTTGGGCATCGGCGCTGACCAAGGGCTGACCAACTGCTGCCACTGAATTGCCACTTCGCTATCGGCATCCGCAGCTTGACCACTTTTACACTGCGGACATAGGGTACGTATTAGCCTTTGAGCCACTACCCCTAGGATAGTCGCTGAGGTTAGAAAAGGCTGTACGCCTAAATCATGCAGTCGCGTTAGCGCACTGGGCGCATCATTAGTGTGCAAAGTCGATAAAACTAAATGACCTGTTAGCGAGGCTTGCACCGCCATATTTGCGGTTTCTTTATCGCGGATCTCCCCCACCATAATGATATCTGGGTCCTGACGCATTAACGAGCGAATCCCATCGGCAAAGTGCAAGTCCACACCGGCATTAATCTGCATTTGGTTAAAGGCGGGCTCAATCATCTCGATAGGGTCTTCAATCGTACAGACATTGACCTGCTCGGTCGCCAATTGCTTGAGCGTACTGTATAAAGTAGTGGTCTTGCCCGAGCCGGTCGGTCCTGTCACCAAGATGATGCCATTGGGGCTCGAGGTCATGGTTTGCCAAGTCTCTAGCTGCTTACCCGATAACCCCAATTGGGCAAAACTGCGTACTAATACTTCCGGGTCGAATACCCGCATAACCAATTTTTCACCAAAAGCAGTCGGCAGGGTCGAGAGTCGCAGCTCAGTTTCTAGCCCATTCGGCGTTCGGGTTTTTAAGCGACCATCTTGCGGTTTGCGTTTTTCCGCAACGTTCAGCCGACCTAAGATTTTAATTCGTGCCGTAACCGCCGTGAGAATGGCTGCTGGCATTTCATAAACGGTATGCAGAACCCCATCGATACGAAAGCGCACGTTACCGGTCTCCCGACGCGGCTCTAGATGGATATCACTGGCACGCTGCTCAAAAGCATACTGTAGCAACCAATCGACCACGCGTACGATATGTTGATCATTGGCATCGGGGTTGCTGCTATCGCCCAACTGTAATAACGCTTCCACGTTGGTGATATCTGACGCTGCACGTTTATGAGCATTATTTGCCCCCGCAATAGCTTGGGTGACTTGATAAAACTCACGACGATAGCGATTGATTTGCTCAGGGCTAATATAGACCGTGCGGTAGTGCTTGGGCTTAATAATTTGTTCGATGTTGCTGTGCCAATCTTGATAAAACGGCTGGTCCGTACCAATCACCACTTCCGTATCGGTCACTTCGACCGGCAGGATATAATGGGTACGCGCGTATTCAAACGACATAATCCGGGTGACGGCAGGGACATTGACCTTTAAGGGGTCAATACGCACGATTGGCAATTGTGCCTTATCGGCTAGCCAGCGATTAAGCCAAGCTAAATCTAACTTTTGGCTGCCATCGCATTTATTCGTTAATTGAAATTCGGTAATGACAATTAGCGCGTGCTTGTCTTTATCGCGGCGACTGGTCATCACCAGATTATAATCGCGCTGGTCTATCACGCCGTCGGCTAGTAGCTCATCTAGGCACCAGCGTAAATCAATACTCATCGAAAAATCAGGAATTGGCATAAAGTCACTTATATTGGTCAAACTACTATTATCATTAGGCTATATGAACCAGGTTAATCTAAGCTTTGCTAGCACCATACTAAACCACTTCAGCCACAGCCACTATCCAAATGACTTCTGACTCATCCATAGCAAAGCTAATATCCCACTGTTTATAACGCATTACAAACACGCTCTGCGTATCTTGCTGACGATAAGCGGGTCTTGGGTCTTGTGCAATCAGTTGAGCGATAATATCGATATCTTCTAGCGTAAATGTTTTAGCGAACTTAGCAAAATCGGTTTTGTTTATTACACTACTTAGGCTATTTTTACCACTGCTCAACTCAATCAGTTGCGCGAATTGCTGCCGTGCCTCCTCGCTTATCTTAACCTTTTTAATACTGGGTTTATCCGGTGCAAACCCGCTCACCGCATCTACCATAGCATCGCTATAAGCCACATAAGGTTTGATATCAACAATAGGCGTACCATCGACCATATCTGCCCCCATTATTTGTACAATCACGCCTTTATCCGTTTGCTCCACCCCAACCAACCGCACTACGGAAAGCCCCATTTGTGAGGGGCGATAAGTACTTCGGGTAGCAAATACGCCGAGTTTGGCATTGCCGCCTAGTCTTGGTGGCCGTACTTGTGGCTTAAAGTTGGTTTGCGCGCGGTTATGATGCGTATGCCAAGTAAGCCATAGATGGCTAAAGTCCTCCATCCCCACGAACGCATCGGGCGTGTTGTACGGCGCCAACATTTCAATATAACTGGGCACCTCGACCAGATTAGGCTGGCGAGGAATACCAAATTTCTGTGATAGTGGCGAGCGGTGATAGCCGATGATAGGCACG contains the following coding sequences:
- a CDS encoding type II secretion system protein GspJ; translation: MAKHSDNFANHLVADSQTIHEQAITNRAVSHKTAEQGFTLLELLIAMTIFAVLALAGWQVFDGLNRAKERAQYHADQLSELQYAYLQIQQDMSQIVPYQKVTAQAAAPTANRPEGAPESPAPEVKKTKPASPPLLQLEPEQLSFVRFADPDPRYQSSPALVQVTYLIEGEQLIRRQFTQIGEAEQAVSLDSVLLTEINGAAWQAYTPEVSSRFPSDDNNGGQNTSASLLPNASSTQKPVVAQLPKGIGLSFTYHDMPLSWQFALATPAAPSKALSTNNKTPETPSENAGETPAETPEESPAP
- the gspI gene encoding type II secretion system minor pseudopilin GspI, which codes for MIKKPILPKASPTESVPHAKITYGRAQHQKGFTLIEVMVALAILAVVAVAASRASSAYLRSVDILKTRTLAHFVAQNTAADLRINQTWLSDNQTKKVSEQGREWQVVMTVGETMTPAINKVTIVVAPIVDGTVQNSVTDLTVMVSKANTASTTDLRGTGQ
- a CDS encoding type II secretion system protein codes for the protein MGAKQSQQGFTLIEIMVVIVILSVFAGLMSLSVGSSESRKNRAFYEHLIDSMQYVRLLSAERMQPMGLSLQANKQGQLLPVIVTLSDPYSSYRQDSAGQQDGSAKNAMELSAMTDDNTSQPTWQVEAGVTLPELPANVSIAINPLDGLTNTSAGAARPLQPWFAGQEVPQVVWFGTGEATPVAIEILHDKRLVGEVIIVEPNGNVRIGQAL
- a CDS encoding TetR/AcrR family transcriptional regulator; this encodes MSRQHQFKMREESILAMAEQLLLESGDGDITLDSLADQLDLAKGTLYKHFSSKDELYLRIIIRYEEQLFAINRIDDCPSAGIARMILQQLLNPQKAMLLNQIEERLAASVTGLNRLFAELYDIRRQRMKRLIDITSGYLQQTRSSMSTRDYLSSIWAMGQGGAGLLNSSFYQRYLGRRDTLRYALIMQMLDLPSRYPTQEGELEDEDMQELVEQIESESQAHKNNTYTN
- a CDS encoding TatD family hydrolase encodes the protein MFTDTHCHLNRLDLTKYDGELSGAIAAMKAANVTRAMAIMCDFAEYDEIYNIVTTFSDDALNLGMSVGIHPCEDLAVLQSATTERLIETATSEHVWAIGETGLDYYWSDENKQEQQASLARHVYASQVLKKPLVVHTREAKHDTIDILKAEKAEHGIIHCFTEDWDTAKKALDLGFYISFSGIVSFKTAQTIRDAALKVPMDRILIETDSPYLAPVPKRGRPNEPAFVPYVAACLADLLGKTPKDIGEMTAKNFENLLAQYS
- a CDS encoding acyltransferase, producing MITDNGERNQVTIGRGNKIIGDSVVTFRQGDSNQVIIGANGKFNNLKIDIRGNNNIVTISDKVKFSGQLLIVGNGLRIEIGERTTAIGCYVLARDRSVTIGSECMISRGIEIRATDVHKVYDIDSGERLNTATQDVIVGNHIWIAANVTISKNVQIADGCIIAAGSFVNKSVQTPNIMLAGTPAKIIREGVRWER
- a CDS encoding GspE/PulE family protein; this translates as MPIPDFSMSIDLRWCLDELLADGVIDQRDYNLVMTSRRDKDKHALIVITEFQLTNKCDGSQKLDLAWLNRWLADKAQLPIVRIDPLKVNVPAVTRIMSFEYARTHYILPVEVTDTEVVIGTDQPFYQDWHSNIEQIIKPKHYRTVYISPEQINRYRREFYQVTQAIAGANNAHKRAASDITNVEALLQLGDSSNPDANDQHIVRVVDWLLQYAFEQRASDIHLEPRRETGNVRFRIDGVLHTVYEMPAAILTAVTARIKILGRLNVAEKRKPQDGRLKTRTPNGLETELRLSTLPTAFGEKLVMRVFDPEVLVRSFAQLGLSGKQLETWQTMTSSPNGIILVTGPTGSGKTTTLYSTLKQLATEQVNVCTIEDPIEMIEPAFNQMQINAGVDLHFADGIRSLMRQDPDIIMVGEIRDKETANMAVQASLTGHLVLSTLHTNDAPSALTRLHDLGVQPFLTSATILGVVAQRLIRTLCPQCKSGQAADADSEVAIQWQQLVSPWSAPMPKQFFHAVGCEHCRNTGYQGRVGLYEIMPMTNALKKLVAEDAKLDVLKSEAYKEGVQPLRLAGAKRILEGITTLEEVMRVVPLN
- the tsaA gene encoding tRNA (N6-threonylcarbamoyladenosine(37)-N6)-methyltransferase TrmO, which gives rise to MSHTPAVPPAISVPIIGYHRSPLSQKFGIPRQPNLVEVPSYIEMLAPYNTPDAFVGMEDFSHLWLTWHTHHNRAQTNFKPQVRPPRLGGNAKLGVFATRSTYRPSQMGLSVVRLVGVEQTDKGVIVQIMGADMVDGTPIVDIKPYVAYSDAMVDAVSGFAPDKPSIKKVKISEEARQQFAQLIELSSGKNSLSSVINKTDFAKFAKTFTLEDIDIIAQLIAQDPRPAYRQQDTQSVFVMRYKQWDISFAMDESEVIWIVAVAEVV